One window of the Allosaccharopolyspora coralli genome contains the following:
- a CDS encoding ABC transporter permease, translating into MSAPATTRSAYPAQVQDLVPQARELAEVLGRVPSRNRLMSEFRIGARKATTLRAHLTDHPTGPSETGPTGSVRPYAVPEPSGTGVGSAPVDPSTEPLPVIAPPEPADSANGADQNPVSQAGTGKGVPAAPEPVSTPANPDTTSGTEPAMTVPPAGRVPAAWPVLLLALPAFVAIWSGWVGLGSLTGFGIVHPLPGIWDSLQINTAITLPIGVETYAAYALRVWLSGAVPLRARAFAKWSALGSLALGALGQIAYHLMTAAGITAAPWWITTAVSCLPVAVLGMGAALTHLLRTPAESEAH; encoded by the coding sequence ATGAGTGCTCCTGCCACGACCCGCAGCGCCTACCCAGCCCAGGTCCAGGACTTGGTGCCGCAGGCCCGCGAGCTGGCCGAGGTGCTGGGCCGGGTTCCGTCGCGGAACCGGTTGATGAGCGAGTTCCGCATCGGCGCCCGCAAGGCCACCACCCTGCGGGCACACCTCACCGACCACCCCACCGGACCCAGCGAGACGGGTCCGACAGGCTCGGTCCGGCCGTACGCGGTGCCCGAGCCCAGCGGGACCGGGGTGGGATCGGCACCGGTCGATCCATCCACGGAACCGCTGCCGGTAATCGCTCCACCGGAACCGGCCGACTCCGCCAACGGAGCGGACCAGAACCCGGTGTCACAGGCGGGTACCGGCAAGGGTGTGCCGGCTGCGCCCGAGCCGGTGAGCACGCCTGCGAACCCAGACACGACCTCCGGCACGGAACCAGCAATGACCGTGCCGCCGGCGGGTCGGGTTCCGGCGGCGTGGCCGGTGTTGTTGTTGGCGCTTCCGGCGTTTGTGGCGATCTGGTCCGGCTGGGTCGGACTGGGCTCGCTGACCGGATTCGGCATCGTGCACCCCTTGCCCGGGATCTGGGACTCGCTGCAGATCAATACGGCGATCACGTTGCCGATCGGGGTGGAGACCTACGCCGCCTACGCCCTGCGCGTGTGGCTCTCCGGCGCGGTCCCACTCAGGGCACGCGCTTTTGCGAAGTGGTCCGCGCTCGGCTCCCTCGCGCTCGGCGCACTCGGCCAGATCGCCTACCACCTGATGACCGCCGCCGGTATCACCGCCGCTCCGTGGTGGATCACCACCGCCGTGTCCTGCCTGCCCGTCGCCGTGCTGGGCATGGGCGCCGCACTCACCCACCTCCTACGAACCCCGGCCGAAAGCGAGGCCCACTGA
- a CDS encoding signal peptidase I has translation MTDQWYTGNAADDGSERRGWILGHFIDPSEGVRHSKDVEVKWGTHPAGETRPEWAPDNERTTLVLLIHGKFHVHLTDDSALLQRQGDYLVWGPGVEHAWEAEEDSVVVTVRWPTLPR, from the coding sequence ATGACCGACCAGTGGTACACCGGTAACGCGGCGGACGACGGCAGTGAGCGCCGCGGCTGGATCCTCGGCCACTTCATCGACCCCAGCGAAGGCGTACGCCACTCCAAGGATGTCGAAGTTAAGTGGGGTACTCACCCGGCAGGCGAGACGCGCCCGGAGTGGGCACCGGACAACGAGCGCACCACGTTGGTCCTCCTCATCCACGGCAAGTTCCACGTGCATCTCACCGACGACAGCGCCCTGCTTCAGCGGCAGGGCGACTATCTGGTGTGGGGACCGGGCGTCGAGCACGCATGGGAAGCGGAGGAAGACTCGGTCGTCGTGACCGTTCGGTGGCCGACTTTGCCCCGGTGA
- a CDS encoding DEAD/DEAH box helicase, translating into MGKPPTGEGGHPLVLHQHQSEAIETAATGESYVLTTGTGSGKSLSYIVPIVDRVLREGSGRGIQAIVVYPMNALANSQMEELAKFLVAGYPDGSQPVTFGRYTGQEDDEARRRILQNPPDILLTNYVMLELILTRPEERRQLIQQARGLRFLVLDELHTYRGRQGADVAMLVRRTRDACQAANTLQCVGTSATMATGETRAEQRVAVAEVASKIFGVTVRPDAVIGETLSRTSIEHVTDSAQLAERVRARGDAESDDSALHADFDTLRGDPLVTWIENTFGLAEEPHTRALVRRNPNTVELAAANLSEITGIDAESCGNAIRATLLAGSRVRDPNNNRPLFAFRLHQFLSKGGSVYATLESVESRSIESDFQVELPGERRLYPLAFCRECGQDYLMVTRERAGSAEEMFKARHGLRPSDEHDGYLYISSENPWPQDPIAEDRLPFSWLERFPGGTQVIKARQGDVPRRKWLLPDGTAATPDDPGTTVAAWIPGSFRFCLTCGVAYEAARSSELAKLVTLDKEGRSSAMSIIASSVLRSLHSVTDPEFADDAKKLLTFVDNRQDASLQAGHFNDFALVVQLRAAMYRAATEATSLSTLDLAPAVTKALGLDADDYAMSPNSIPLRSRAERALRNVVEYRAMRDLQYGWRVTLPNLEQTGLLLIEYEGLDELAAMDALWSKVDPHLGAAAPRVRKEIIKVLFDEMRRVLALESEVLTPDFVDRLRRESRDQLVGLWSVSEREPDPPIGIAIPGPGGKGAPRNALHLTGRGAYGRWLRQEERFGVKLSTTDADQVIENLLGVLHDQGYLTEVAELGRTGYRLNVSLMVLRPGDGESGVTNPIRQRFGADRKPRVVPYFRDLYRDTARELAGFRAAEHTAQVRADTREEREQEFSSAKLPLLFCSPTMELGVDIRSLNAVGLRNVPPTPANYAQRSGRAGRSGQPALVVTYCSSGNSHDTYYFERSDLMVAGKVQPPRLDLANEDLVRSHVHAIWLAETGRKLGTSMSDLLDLDLPEFPIIDEVRADLSDADAQRRALAAAEHMLKPLYEQFGQEAWWHPQWVAEAVEQALVAFDAACTRWRQLYLTVRAELDAAAVHAQDASAKATARQDADQRWREARQRMELLLNQSDNSGQSDFYPYRYLASEGFLPGYSFPRLPLAAYIPGMRGRGNTWLQRPRFLALSEFGPKALIYHEGARYEVRRINLPRGRDGAGAGEVVRSQARVCASCGYHHPREEGADVCDHCDAPLGKALQEMLHMQTVVTRRRERISADEEERNRVGFDMLTSYRFVRRGRTPGYLAGRVADENDDATVAELYYGDAAELRVINLGRKRRKNKDVHGFWLDLVQGTWLNEADTDTDTSEDDDSPKAADVKTKARVVPFVEDRRNILVFRWNDAVDQVPSASSPTNVESTTLQFALERGIEAVFQLEDSELTSELLPDQGLRGRTMFIEAAEGGAGVLRRIQAEPDSLTEAARESLRIIHADPDTGEDRTDACVKGCYRCLLSYGNQGVHELIDRRRAVPHLLTLARSRVRPVPTEASQDHKADPGIVDQAAGSRAQQLLRLIVERDLRPPEKVDVEVTGYRGRVDLVYRVNGITTAVVLDDPGGGHQPDTSMLQLERGWNVIRVKEDEDIETVIVGNPSVFGYEA; encoded by the coding sequence GTGGGCAAGCCTCCTACCGGAGAAGGTGGGCATCCGCTCGTCCTGCATCAACATCAGAGTGAAGCGATCGAAACTGCGGCCACCGGTGAGTCTTACGTGTTGACTACTGGAACCGGATCGGGGAAGTCGCTGAGCTACATCGTGCCGATCGTCGACCGCGTGCTGAGGGAAGGCAGCGGGCGCGGCATTCAAGCGATTGTCGTGTACCCGATGAACGCCCTGGCGAACAGCCAGATGGAAGAACTTGCCAAGTTCCTGGTTGCCGGTTATCCCGACGGGAGCCAACCCGTCACTTTCGGGCGTTACACCGGTCAAGAGGACGACGAAGCACGCAGGCGAATTCTGCAGAACCCTCCGGACATCCTGCTGACGAACTACGTGATGCTGGAACTGATCCTGACCAGGCCGGAGGAGCGTCGACAGCTCATCCAACAGGCCCGAGGGCTGCGGTTCCTGGTGCTCGACGAGCTGCACACCTACCGGGGTCGACAAGGCGCCGACGTAGCGATGCTCGTGCGCCGGACCCGGGATGCTTGCCAAGCCGCGAACACTCTGCAGTGCGTGGGCACGTCAGCGACTATGGCGACCGGTGAGACTAGGGCTGAGCAGCGGGTGGCGGTAGCCGAAGTTGCCTCCAAGATCTTCGGTGTAACTGTTCGACCCGATGCGGTCATCGGCGAGACGTTGAGTCGGACGTCTATCGAGCACGTGACTGACTCCGCTCAACTTGCGGAACGTGTCCGCGCCCGAGGCGATGCGGAGTCGGACGACAGCGCTTTGCACGCGGACTTCGATACTCTTCGCGGAGATCCGCTCGTCACGTGGATCGAGAATACGTTCGGTCTTGCCGAGGAACCGCACACGCGTGCGTTGGTCCGGCGTAATCCGAACACCGTGGAGCTTGCGGCGGCGAACCTTAGCGAGATCACCGGGATCGACGCCGAGAGTTGTGGCAACGCGATCCGCGCCACCCTCCTCGCCGGTTCAAGGGTGCGTGATCCCAACAACAACCGCCCGTTGTTCGCTTTCCGGCTGCATCAATTCCTCTCTAAGGGCGGGTCGGTGTATGCCACGCTCGAGTCGGTAGAGAGCCGGTCGATCGAGAGTGACTTCCAGGTTGAATTGCCTGGAGAGCGACGCCTCTATCCGCTTGCGTTTTGCCGTGAGTGTGGTCAGGACTATCTGATGGTCACGCGGGAACGAGCTGGCTCTGCGGAAGAGATGTTCAAGGCGCGACACGGCTTGCGGCCATCCGACGAGCATGACGGCTACCTGTACATTTCCTCCGAGAATCCCTGGCCGCAGGACCCCATCGCTGAGGACAGACTTCCATTCAGCTGGTTGGAGCGCTTTCCGGGCGGGACTCAGGTCATCAAGGCCCGGCAGGGAGATGTTCCTCGTCGCAAGTGGCTGCTGCCTGACGGTACTGCTGCGACGCCGGACGACCCGGGGACGACGGTGGCGGCTTGGATCCCGGGGAGTTTCCGATTCTGTTTGACCTGTGGTGTCGCTTACGAGGCTGCACGCAGCAGCGAACTCGCGAAGCTCGTCACGTTAGACAAAGAGGGCCGGAGCAGCGCCATGAGCATCATCGCCTCCAGCGTGTTGCGCTCCTTACATAGTGTCACCGACCCAGAGTTCGCCGACGACGCGAAAAAGCTTCTGACGTTCGTAGACAACCGGCAGGACGCCAGTTTGCAAGCTGGTCACTTCAATGACTTTGCGTTGGTCGTGCAATTGAGGGCCGCGATGTACCGGGCTGCGACTGAAGCGACCTCCTTGAGCACGCTCGATCTGGCGCCTGCAGTCACTAAGGCGCTTGGCCTGGACGCCGACGACTACGCGATGTCTCCGAACAGCATCCCACTGCGTTCTCGCGCCGAACGGGCTCTGCGCAACGTCGTGGAGTACCGGGCGATGCGAGACTTGCAGTACGGATGGCGGGTCACGCTGCCGAACCTGGAGCAAACGGGGTTGCTGCTGATCGAATACGAGGGACTCGATGAGCTGGCCGCCATGGACGCGCTCTGGTCCAAGGTCGATCCACACCTTGGTGCTGCGGCTCCGCGAGTGCGCAAGGAGATCATTAAAGTCCTCTTCGACGAGATGCGGCGCGTTCTCGCTCTGGAGTCGGAGGTGCTGACCCCGGACTTTGTCGACCGCCTTCGTCGTGAGAGCAGGGACCAGCTCGTCGGGTTGTGGTCAGTCTCCGAGCGCGAGCCGGATCCGCCGATCGGTATCGCGATCCCTGGGCCTGGCGGCAAAGGTGCGCCCAGGAATGCACTGCACCTCACCGGTCGTGGCGCATACGGCAGGTGGCTCCGTCAGGAGGAGAGATTCGGTGTCAAGCTCTCGACCACTGATGCTGACCAGGTCATAGAAAATCTACTCGGAGTACTGCACGATCAGGGTTACCTGACCGAGGTCGCCGAACTCGGTCGCACCGGTTACCGGCTGAACGTCTCGCTGATGGTGTTGCGTCCGGGTGACGGCGAGTCCGGCGTGACCAACCCGATCCGACAACGATTCGGGGCAGACCGCAAACCTCGCGTGGTGCCTTACTTCCGTGACCTCTACCGGGACACTGCCAGGGAGCTTGCAGGTTTCCGAGCTGCCGAGCATACGGCGCAGGTTCGCGCGGACACTCGAGAGGAACGGGAGCAGGAGTTCAGCTCTGCGAAGCTGCCGTTGTTGTTCTGCTCGCCGACGATGGAACTCGGTGTCGACATCCGCTCCCTCAACGCGGTGGGGCTGCGAAACGTGCCGCCGACGCCTGCAAATTATGCTCAGCGCAGTGGTCGTGCAGGACGTTCCGGTCAGCCGGCTTTAGTGGTGACCTACTGCTCGAGCGGTAATAGCCACGACACCTACTACTTCGAGCGTTCGGACCTCATGGTGGCGGGCAAGGTGCAACCACCTCGATTGGACTTGGCCAACGAGGACTTGGTGCGTTCACACGTCCATGCGATCTGGCTCGCCGAGACGGGGCGGAAGCTGGGCACGTCTATGTCCGATCTGCTCGACTTGGACCTGCCCGAGTTTCCGATCATTGACGAGGTTCGAGCCGACCTGTCTGACGCGGACGCGCAACGGCGAGCGCTGGCGGCCGCTGAGCACATGCTCAAGCCGCTGTACGAACAGTTCGGGCAGGAAGCGTGGTGGCATCCTCAGTGGGTCGCCGAAGCGGTAGAGCAGGCGCTAGTGGCTTTCGACGCTGCGTGTACCCGTTGGCGCCAGCTTTACCTCACGGTGAGAGCTGAACTCGACGCCGCTGCGGTTCATGCGCAGGACGCCTCAGCGAAGGCTACGGCTCGCCAGGACGCCGACCAGCGGTGGCGGGAGGCGCGTCAGCGAATGGAGCTGCTACTCAACCAGTCAGACAACTCTGGACAGAGCGACTTCTATCCGTACCGCTACCTGGCCAGCGAGGGTTTCCTTCCCGGCTATTCATTTCCTCGCTTGCCGCTCGCTGCCTACATCCCCGGTATGCGGGGCAGGGGCAACACTTGGTTGCAACGACCGCGATTCCTGGCGCTTTCGGAGTTCGGCCCGAAGGCACTCATCTACCACGAGGGCGCTCGTTACGAGGTCAGGCGCATCAACTTGCCGCGTGGCAGGGACGGTGCGGGCGCCGGGGAAGTCGTGCGCTCTCAAGCCCGTGTGTGTGCCTCTTGCGGCTATCACCATCCTCGTGAAGAGGGCGCCGACGTGTGCGATCACTGCGACGCGCCCCTTGGCAAGGCGCTGCAGGAGATGCTGCACATGCAGACGGTGGTGACCCGTCGGCGGGAGCGGATCAGCGCCGACGAGGAGGAACGCAACCGGGTCGGATTCGACATGCTGACCTCGTATCGCTTCGTACGTCGAGGGCGAACTCCCGGCTACCTCGCGGGGAGAGTGGCCGACGAGAACGATGACGCGACGGTCGCTGAGCTGTACTACGGCGACGCAGCTGAGCTCAGGGTGATCAACCTGGGTCGTAAGCGTCGCAAGAACAAGGATGTGCACGGGTTCTGGCTGGATCTGGTGCAAGGAACTTGGCTCAACGAGGCCGACACGGACACCGACACCAGCGAGGACGATGATTCGCCGAAGGCGGCGGACGTCAAGACCAAGGCTCGTGTCGTCCCGTTCGTGGAAGACCGTCGGAACATTCTCGTCTTTCGCTGGAATGATGCTGTCGACCAGGTACCCAGCGCCAGCTCTCCCACGAACGTCGAATCCACCACCCTGCAGTTCGCGCTTGAGCGCGGCATCGAGGCGGTGTTCCAGCTCGAAGATTCCGAACTGACCTCCGAGCTACTCCCGGATCAGGGACTGCGCGGCCGGACCATGTTCATCGAAGCCGCAGAGGGCGGAGCGGGGGTGCTACGGCGCATCCAGGCGGAACCCGATTCGTTGACCGAGGCCGCGCGGGAGTCGCTGCGCATCATCCACGCCGACCCAGACACTGGTGAGGACAGGACAGACGCCTGCGTCAAGGGTTGCTATCGATGCCTCTTGTCGTACGGCAATCAGGGAGTCCATGAGCTGATCGATCGGCGACGGGCGGTGCCGCACCTGCTCACGCTGGCTCGTTCACGTGTGCGGCCGGTCCCCACAGAGGCGTCACAGGATCACAAGGCCGACCCCGGCATCGTCGATCAAGCAGCGGGCTCCCGTGCCCAGCAGTTGTTGCGACTGATCGTCGAACGTGACCTGAGGCCTCCCGAGAAAGTGGACGTGGAGGTGACCGGCTACCGGGGCCGGGTCGATCTCGTGTACCGCGTCAACGGCATCACCACTGCCGTGGTCCTGGACGATCCGGGAGGAGGTCACCAACCGGACACAAGCATGCTTCAACTCGAAAGGGGGTGGAACGTTATCCGGGTGAAGGAAGATGAAGACATCGAAACCGTGATTGTCGGCAACCCGAGTGTGTTCGGATACGAAGCGTGA
- a CDS encoding GntR family transcriptional regulator: MPINQQGAQPLSAQIEEDLRRQITAGEVQVGAKLPSLRSLAEDYGVAELTVHVAVKKLQHEGVLTSVSGRGTFVSAKPDDVAPSDETSELQAIRDEVRELRMRVEAVEQSQSEAGR; the protein is encoded by the coding sequence GTGCCGATCAATCAGCAGGGCGCTCAGCCACTCAGCGCACAGATCGAGGAAGACCTACGACGCCAGATCACGGCCGGTGAGGTGCAGGTAGGGGCGAAGCTTCCGTCCCTGCGCTCGCTTGCGGAGGACTACGGTGTGGCCGAGCTGACCGTGCACGTCGCGGTGAAGAAGCTCCAGCACGAAGGGGTTCTTACCTCGGTGAGCGGCCGTGGAACGTTCGTCAGCGCCAAACCGGACGATGTAGCCCCGAGTGACGAGACATCCGAGCTGCAGGCGATCCGCGACGAGGTGCGCGAACTTCGGATGCGGGTCGAGGCTGTCGAGCAATCTCAGTCCGAAGCCGGCCGCTGA
- a CDS encoding FtsK/SpoIIIE domain-containing protein, whose protein sequence is MTENHNHTPDHDDNRDDVRSETGEDARVYNFPAKSTERSDESARDEHPAPGEVESAPEVVEGEIVDEDEPDTSTQVDQPDTSAGLSFWERLNRAERRAILPTWLSSKDQIREAAKWAGGHYTHAAGYHAARSPLYAAKLAGQAPRGTGRLVSGAARWVFDAEGQPLRSAAARREDAAEYLRLTTQRDHRVRTRLALTAPVLLVGLPLVVVVVPGLPTLLSWTLLVGLVLALGVAGGHKDRPVTGRAVVSTQVAKLTSDIVERALASLGIAEINKVMGARGSGIAFPKPITRDGPGWRADIDLPHGVTVPDIVERREKLASGLRRPLGCVWPESDGTEHAGRLVLWVGDQDMAKATQPAWPLLRKGTADLFQPVPFGTDQRGRPVAITLMFNNLLIGAMPRVGKTFALRVLLLAVALDVRAEMRVFELKGTGDLESLGKVAHHYASGPDDGTVEATLDSLREVYKDLEARAGTITRLARENKALVPENKVTPEVAGRRDLGLHPLVIAVDECQELFSHPEFGKEAGELATAIIKRGPAMGVILILATQRPDKDSLPTGVSANVGIRFCLRVMGQVENDMVLGTSMYRNGVRASTFTAKDKGIGYLVGNADDPQLARSAYVDNPAADTITDRARTSRHTAGTLSGHALGHDTTRHRTADTLPEDLLSLLSPDEDKIWTETAATRLAATWPETYGTYTADQLTTALKPHGLKTNRQVWGTDQAGEGRNRRGFHRTDLTTIVTERNRKQDAG, encoded by the coding sequence ATGACCGAGAACCACAACCACACCCCCGACCACGACGACAACCGCGACGACGTGCGTTCCGAGACGGGCGAGGACGCTCGTGTCTACAACTTCCCCGCCAAGTCCACAGAACGGTCCGACGAATCTGCCCGTGACGAACACCCCGCCCCTGGCGAGGTGGAGTCGGCTCCGGAGGTCGTCGAGGGCGAGATCGTCGACGAGGACGAGCCCGACACCTCAACGCAGGTGGATCAGCCCGACACCAGCGCGGGTCTGTCGTTCTGGGAGCGGTTGAACCGCGCGGAGCGGCGGGCGATCCTGCCGACCTGGCTGTCCTCAAAGGACCAGATCCGGGAGGCCGCGAAGTGGGCGGGTGGGCACTACACCCACGCGGCCGGGTATCACGCCGCCCGCAGCCCGCTCTATGCAGCGAAACTCGCGGGCCAAGCGCCTCGGGGCACCGGGCGTCTGGTGAGTGGTGCGGCGCGGTGGGTATTCGACGCCGAAGGCCAACCGCTGCGCTCGGCGGCCGCACGCCGCGAAGACGCGGCCGAGTACCTGCGGCTGACCACCCAGCGCGACCACCGCGTGCGCACCCGCCTCGCCCTGACCGCTCCCGTCCTGCTGGTCGGTCTGCCGCTGGTGGTTGTCGTCGTGCCCGGGTTGCCGACGTTGCTGTCCTGGACCCTGCTGGTCGGGCTCGTGTTGGCCCTCGGCGTGGCCGGAGGCCACAAGGACCGGCCCGTCACGGGTCGGGCCGTGGTGTCGACGCAGGTGGCGAAGCTGACCAGCGACATCGTCGAACGCGCCCTCGCCTCACTGGGCATCGCCGAAATCAACAAAGTGATGGGTGCCCGCGGTTCCGGGATCGCGTTCCCGAAACCCATCACCCGCGACGGGCCCGGGTGGCGGGCCGACATCGACCTGCCCCACGGCGTGACCGTTCCGGACATCGTCGAACGCCGCGAGAAACTCGCCTCCGGGCTGCGTCGCCCACTTGGCTGTGTGTGGCCGGAGTCCGACGGCACCGAACACGCCGGCAGGTTGGTGTTGTGGGTCGGGGATCAGGACATGGCCAAGGCCACCCAACCCGCCTGGCCCCTACTCAGGAAGGGCACGGCCGATCTGTTTCAGCCGGTGCCGTTCGGCACCGACCAACGCGGCAGGCCCGTCGCGATCACCCTGATGTTCAACAACCTGCTCATCGGCGCCATGCCCCGCGTGGGCAAGACGTTCGCGCTGCGGGTGCTGCTGCTGGCCGTGGCCCTCGACGTGCGCGCCGAGATGCGCGTGTTCGAGCTCAAGGGCACCGGCGACCTCGAATCGTTGGGGAAGGTGGCGCATCACTACGCCTCGGGCCCGGATGACGGCACCGTGGAGGCCACCCTCGACAGCCTCCGCGAGGTCTACAAGGACCTGGAGGCCCGGGCCGGGACGATCACCCGCCTGGCGCGAGAGAACAAGGCCCTCGTCCCGGAGAACAAGGTCACCCCCGAGGTCGCCGGACGCCGCGACCTCGGCCTACACCCCCTCGTCATCGCGGTCGACGAATGCCAGGAACTGTTCTCCCACCCGGAGTTCGGCAAGGAAGCCGGAGAGCTGGCCACGGCCATCATCAAACGCGGCCCCGCGATGGGCGTGATCTTGATCCTGGCCACGCAGCGGCCGGACAAGGACAGCCTGCCCACCGGCGTGAGCGCCAACGTCGGCATCCGGTTCTGCCTGCGCGTGATGGGCCAGGTCGAAAACGACATGGTGCTGGGCACCTCGATGTATCGCAACGGCGTCCGCGCCTCCACATTCACCGCCAAGGACAAGGGAATCGGCTACCTCGTCGGCAACGCCGACGACCCCCAACTCGCCCGCTCCGCCTACGTCGACAACCCCGCCGCCGACACCATCACCGACCGCGCCCGCACCTCCCGGCACACCGCCGGAACCCTCTCCGGCCACGCACTCGGCCACGACACCACCCGCCACCGCACCGCCGACACCCTGCCCGAAGACCTCCTGTCCCTGCTCAGCCCGGACGAGGACAAGATCTGGACCGAAACCGCCGCCACCCGGCTGGCCGCGACCTGGCCCGAGACCTACGGCACCTACACCGCCGACCAGTTGACCACCGCGCTCAAACCCCACGGGCTCAAAACCAACCGGCAAGTCTGGGGCACCGACCAAGCCGGCGAGGGCCGCAACCGGCGCGGATTCCACCGCACCGACCTCACCACGATCGTCACCGAACGTAACCGAAAGCAGGACGCCGGCTAG
- a CDS encoding transcriptional regulator yields the protein MDVVDVWTGERASALQRAQRLTNEAFADRLGTAVRTVAKWNANPESQPGSELQQALDTLLYQAPDQVKARFSLLVETTDEASHPEASEGHRKRDTAEAERRITADPNIGAALDWVEREAGWASGTARNQVLDRLSALEPHSLRDRRFRRNRVDQHQLAEALATYYRDGRTGWGTYTAGIEDARRAVTSVFTSPDWLDLRCPLTPDHDQFALERTPAAYGHGLDEFTTEQAVQRIAETLEEDTRLVNAPLYRLLDADVGSGKLGGSFGMTEFVQYALTMDLLEGEMVDAIAEDRSTLPGQLPLRDHYLPDAAAVLDTRQRLCAGGPLALCAIARPGRGRRPADYVLLVQERGGHVLNASRRLAPIPKSFHEPLIDQREDTQLSATLQREMEEELFGREDVDNTISPQRSADPMHLSRLSEPMRWLTENDSDRQWLMECTGLGLNLVSGNYEFASLIVIHDEEFWQRFGGQVEANWESSKLQQYSSMDRVLLAELCADVAWSNEGLFAFLQGLRRLSELDSPRVDAPAIEWEIQQ from the coding sequence GTGGACGTTGTCGATGTCTGGACGGGTGAGCGCGCCAGCGCCCTCCAGCGGGCACAGCGACTGACGAACGAAGCCTTCGCGGACCGACTCGGGACAGCGGTGCGCACCGTTGCGAAGTGGAACGCAAACCCGGAATCTCAGCCGGGCAGCGAGCTTCAACAGGCGCTCGATACCTTGCTGTACCAAGCGCCAGATCAAGTCAAGGCACGCTTCTCACTGCTCGTGGAGACCACGGACGAGGCATCGCATCCCGAAGCGTCCGAAGGGCACCGCAAACGCGATACGGCAGAAGCCGAGCGGCGGATCACGGCTGATCCCAACATCGGGGCAGCCCTCGACTGGGTTGAGCGGGAAGCTGGCTGGGCAAGCGGAACCGCTCGCAACCAAGTGCTCGACCGTCTCTCTGCGCTGGAACCGCACTCTCTGCGCGATCGGCGATTCCGCCGCAACCGCGTCGACCAACACCAGCTTGCCGAGGCTCTGGCCACCTACTACAGAGATGGCCGGACAGGGTGGGGCACTTACACGGCAGGCATCGAAGACGCTCGACGTGCCGTGACGAGCGTCTTCACCAGTCCGGACTGGCTGGACCTGCGGTGCCCGCTCACACCCGACCACGACCAGTTCGCCTTGGAGCGCACGCCGGCCGCATACGGACACGGGTTGGACGAGTTCACGACCGAGCAGGCGGTTCAACGGATCGCCGAGACTCTGGAAGAAGACACCCGACTGGTCAACGCCCCGCTGTATCGTCTACTCGACGCCGATGTCGGCTCCGGCAAGCTCGGCGGCTCGTTTGGGATGACCGAGTTCGTGCAGTACGCGCTTACGATGGATCTCCTCGAAGGGGAGATGGTTGACGCGATCGCTGAGGATCGTTCAACGCTGCCAGGTCAGCTCCCGCTACGGGACCACTATCTGCCGGACGCTGCGGCCGTCCTCGACACCCGGCAGCGTCTGTGTGCTGGCGGTCCTCTCGCGTTGTGCGCGATCGCGCGCCCTGGGCGAGGTCGTCGTCCCGCTGACTACGTCCTACTTGTCCAGGAACGCGGTGGGCACGTCTTGAACGCATCCCGGCGCCTCGCTCCGATCCCGAAGTCGTTCCATGAACCGCTCATCGATCAACGCGAGGACACGCAGCTCAGCGCCACGCTCCAGCGAGAGATGGAGGAAGAGCTGTTCGGGCGCGAGGACGTGGACAACACCATCTCCCCTCAACGCAGCGCCGACCCGATGCATCTGAGCAGGCTTTCCGAGCCCATGCGGTGGCTGACCGAGAACGACAGCGACCGTCAATGGCTCATGGAGTGCACCGGTCTCGGCCTGAACCTCGTCAGCGGGAACTATGAGTTCGCCAGTTTGATCGTCATCCATGACGAGGAGTTCTGGCAGCGGTTCGGCGGCCAGGTGGAGGCCAACTGGGAATCAAGCAAGCTTCAGCAGTACTCCAGCATGGACCGCGTGCTGCTCGCGGAGCTGTGCGCCGATGTGGCATGGAGCAACGAGGGTCTGTTCGCCTTCCTGCAAGGACTTCGTCGGCTGTCCGAGCTGGACAGCCCTCGCGTAGACGCCCCGGCGATCGAATGGGAGATCCAGCAATGA